From Cannabis sativa cultivar Pink pepper isolate KNU-18-1 chromosome 8, ASM2916894v1, whole genome shotgun sequence, a single genomic window includes:
- the LOC115700680 gene encoding serine/threonine-protein kinase PBL34 isoform X2, translated as MGLGPDAIQVGPWSVGKSNGKKKKDEDDEGTGCWIKFRFMGGCLSSKAKVDGSISGSGSSTQYAESKSTNDTSKDQPVVPVVSSSTTTSFAESTPSTPKVAEELKISSQLRKFNFNELKSATRGFRSESLLGEGGFGCVYKGWISESGTAPVKAGTGIPVAVKTLNHDGLQGHREWLAEVNYLGDLLHMNLVKLIGCCIEDDQRLLVYEFMPRGSLENHLFRRSLPLSWSIRMKIALGAAKGLAFLHEEAEKPVIYRDFKTSNILLDADYNAKLSDFGLAKDGPEGDKTHVSTRVMGTYGYAAPEYVMTGHLTSKSDVYSFGVVLLEMLTGRRSMDKTRPNGEQNLVEWARPHLGERRRFYRLLDPRLEGRFSIKGAQKALQLAAHCINRDQKARPLMSEVVEVLKPLPEMKDMASSSSYFQALHVERSGSATRMQAGLARNGQPTRSLSASNAQQASPYHLNQRNWSPKPREQSSSK; from the exons ATGGGATTAGGTCCTGATGCTATTCAAGTTGGTCCGTGGAGTGTGGGAAAATCAAAtgggaagaaaaagaaagatgagGATGATGAAGGGACAGGGTGTTGGATTAAATTTAGGTTCATGGGGGGCTGCTTGTCTTCCAAGGCCAAGGTGGATGGCTCCATAAGTGGCAGTGGTTCAAGCACACAATATG CGGAAAGTAAATCTACAAATGACACCAGCAAAGACCAACCAGTTGTTCCAGTAGTTTCATCGTCAACAACTACTAGCTTTGCTGAAAGTACTCCATCAACTCCCAAGGTAGCTGAGGAACTGAAAATCTCTTCTCAGCTTCGAAAATTCAACTTTAATGAGCTGAAATCTGCAACAAGAGGTTTTAGATCCGAGAGTCTTTTGGGGGAGGGTGGATTTGGCTGCGTCTACAAAGGTTGGATAAGCGAAAGTGGAACTGCTCCAGTGAAAGCTGGCACGGGGATTCCTGTTGCAGTAAAGACTCTGAATCATGATGGACTCCAAGGTCACAGAGAATGGCTG GCTGAAGTTAATTATCTTGGTGATCTTCTGCACATGAATTTAGTTAAGTTAATTGGCTGTTGCATTGAGGATGATCAAAGGCTACTTGTTTATGAATTCATGCCCCGCGGAAGCCTGGAAAATCACCTTTTTAGAA GGTCTCTGCCTCTTTCTTGGTCAATCAGAATGAAAATAGCTCTTGGTGCTGCAAAAGGTCTTGCCTTTCTTCATGAGGAAGCTGAAAAGCCAGTTATATACCGAGATTTTAAAACATCTAACATCTTATTGGATGCG GATTACAATGCAAAACTTTCTGATTTCGGCTTAGCTAAAGATGGTCCAGAGGGAGATAAAACTCATGTATCTACCCGGGTGATGGGCACTTATGGCTATGCTGCTCCTGAGTATGTGATGACAG GACATCTTACTTCAAAGAGTGATGTTTATAGCTTTGGAGTGGTTCTACTTGAAATGTTGACTGGCCGACGATCCATGGACAAAACTCGACCAAATGGAGAGCAAAACTTGGTGGAATGGGCACGACCACATCTTGGAGAAAGGCGAAGGTTCTATCGACTATTAGATCCTCGACTTGAAGGTCGTTTCTCAATCAAAGGTGCTCAGAAAGCGCTTCAATTGGCCGCTCATTGCATCAACCGTGACCAGAAAGCTAGGCCTTTGATGAGTGAAGTTGTTGAAGTGCTAAAACCTCTTCCTGAGATGAAGGACATGGCGTCATCCTCCTCTTACTTCCAAGCTCTTCATGTAGAGCGATCTGGCTCGGCTACTAGAATGCAGGCAGGGCTTGCTAGGAATGGACAACCAACAAGAAGCCTGTCAGCATCAAATGCTCAGCAGGCTTCTCCGTATCACCTCAATCAGCGAAACTGGTCACCGAAACCAAGAGAACAATCTTCTTCGAAGTGA
- the LOC115700680 gene encoding serine/threonine-protein kinase PBL34 isoform X1 yields MFEDFKKMGLGPDAIQVGPWSVGKSNGKKKKDEDDEGTGCWIKFRFMGGCLSSKAKVDGSISGSGSSTQYAESKSTNDTSKDQPVVPVVSSSTTTSFAESTPSTPKVAEELKISSQLRKFNFNELKSATRGFRSESLLGEGGFGCVYKGWISESGTAPVKAGTGIPVAVKTLNHDGLQGHREWLAEVNYLGDLLHMNLVKLIGCCIEDDQRLLVYEFMPRGSLENHLFRRSLPLSWSIRMKIALGAAKGLAFLHEEAEKPVIYRDFKTSNILLDADYNAKLSDFGLAKDGPEGDKTHVSTRVMGTYGYAAPEYVMTGHLTSKSDVYSFGVVLLEMLTGRRSMDKTRPNGEQNLVEWARPHLGERRRFYRLLDPRLEGRFSIKGAQKALQLAAHCINRDQKARPLMSEVVEVLKPLPEMKDMASSSSYFQALHVERSGSATRMQAGLARNGQPTRSLSASNAQQASPYHLNQRNWSPKPREQSSSK; encoded by the exons ATGTTTGAGGATTTTAAGAAGATGGGATTAGGTCCTGATGCTATTCAAGTTGGTCCGTGGAGTGTGGGAAAATCAAAtgggaagaaaaagaaagatgagGATGATGAAGGGACAGGGTGTTGGATTAAATTTAGGTTCATGGGGGGCTGCTTGTCTTCCAAGGCCAAGGTGGATGGCTCCATAAGTGGCAGTGGTTCAAGCACACAATATG CGGAAAGTAAATCTACAAATGACACCAGCAAAGACCAACCAGTTGTTCCAGTAGTTTCATCGTCAACAACTACTAGCTTTGCTGAAAGTACTCCATCAACTCCCAAGGTAGCTGAGGAACTGAAAATCTCTTCTCAGCTTCGAAAATTCAACTTTAATGAGCTGAAATCTGCAACAAGAGGTTTTAGATCCGAGAGTCTTTTGGGGGAGGGTGGATTTGGCTGCGTCTACAAAGGTTGGATAAGCGAAAGTGGAACTGCTCCAGTGAAAGCTGGCACGGGGATTCCTGTTGCAGTAAAGACTCTGAATCATGATGGACTCCAAGGTCACAGAGAATGGCTG GCTGAAGTTAATTATCTTGGTGATCTTCTGCACATGAATTTAGTTAAGTTAATTGGCTGTTGCATTGAGGATGATCAAAGGCTACTTGTTTATGAATTCATGCCCCGCGGAAGCCTGGAAAATCACCTTTTTAGAA GGTCTCTGCCTCTTTCTTGGTCAATCAGAATGAAAATAGCTCTTGGTGCTGCAAAAGGTCTTGCCTTTCTTCATGAGGAAGCTGAAAAGCCAGTTATATACCGAGATTTTAAAACATCTAACATCTTATTGGATGCG GATTACAATGCAAAACTTTCTGATTTCGGCTTAGCTAAAGATGGTCCAGAGGGAGATAAAACTCATGTATCTACCCGGGTGATGGGCACTTATGGCTATGCTGCTCCTGAGTATGTGATGACAG GACATCTTACTTCAAAGAGTGATGTTTATAGCTTTGGAGTGGTTCTACTTGAAATGTTGACTGGCCGACGATCCATGGACAAAACTCGACCAAATGGAGAGCAAAACTTGGTGGAATGGGCACGACCACATCTTGGAGAAAGGCGAAGGTTCTATCGACTATTAGATCCTCGACTTGAAGGTCGTTTCTCAATCAAAGGTGCTCAGAAAGCGCTTCAATTGGCCGCTCATTGCATCAACCGTGACCAGAAAGCTAGGCCTTTGATGAGTGAAGTTGTTGAAGTGCTAAAACCTCTTCCTGAGATGAAGGACATGGCGTCATCCTCCTCTTACTTCCAAGCTCTTCATGTAGAGCGATCTGGCTCGGCTACTAGAATGCAGGCAGGGCTTGCTAGGAATGGACAACCAACAAGAAGCCTGTCAGCATCAAATGCTCAGCAGGCTTCTCCGTATCACCTCAATCAGCGAAACTGGTCACCGAAACCAAGAGAACAATCTTCTTCGAAGTGA